In Neorhodopirellula lusitana, the following are encoded in one genomic region:
- a CDS encoding ABC transporter permease: MSTAAITTETLSPDAPSDPVTSSPWLEKLDVWAEYLGDKLNPILVKETRQALKSRQFVITFSVLLIASFGWTVAGSLSLMPLIYTTPSAPRMLIGYYIVLALPMLIVVPLAAYRSLESEIDDGTLELLSITALSAWQIVLGKLASASLQMMLYLVALFPCVAYAYTLRGVDLPTLALMMSTLIVTALTLTVVALSFAPLARGRTGRISTLLVVLGVLLLVAYLLSFAIISMITYGNPMSMQWTALLLISASILAVSVSHLLLTTTASMLTPESENRSSGIRWAILMLTTLVIAINAFAIEWMAGENEVLGVFFPSLLVMGMLWTLAGSMMAAESDVVTPRIQRELPGNFASRMLLVFFTPGPATGLVFACLGVITLLIASFVAIERMQDIGSVMRPRDFAILRHAILVYCSYLVVFLVLVRWIVAVVRINNHPRVEVGLAALIAIGVLSALVPYSIGLHYNDYRPYSYSAWQVTNWVWTLGTIFDNQLLSGVNEVAIAGLIIGFLIAIAGVGRRALAMRTATPEAVLTEKAKAV, encoded by the coding sequence ATGAGCACCGCTGCGATCACCACCGAAACTCTCTCGCCGGACGCCCCCTCGGATCCGGTAACGTCGTCCCCGTGGCTTGAAAAGCTAGATGTCTGGGCGGAGTATCTCGGAGACAAACTGAATCCGATCCTGGTCAAAGAAACGCGTCAGGCTCTGAAGAGTCGGCAGTTTGTGATCACGTTTTCAGTGCTGTTGATCGCTTCATTTGGCTGGACTGTTGCAGGCAGTCTGTCGCTAATGCCACTGATCTACACGACCCCATCCGCACCACGGATGCTGATCGGATACTACATCGTTCTCGCTCTGCCGATGCTAATCGTGGTGCCCTTGGCGGCGTATCGATCCCTTGAATCCGAAATCGATGATGGCACACTGGAACTGCTCTCCATCACCGCGCTAAGTGCCTGGCAAATCGTGCTAGGGAAGCTGGCCAGTGCCTCGCTGCAAATGATGCTTTACTTGGTCGCGTTGTTCCCTTGTGTTGCCTATGCGTACACATTGCGGGGCGTCGACCTGCCAACACTGGCCTTGATGATGTCGACGCTGATCGTCACCGCCTTAACGCTGACCGTTGTGGCACTTTCATTTGCTCCTTTAGCCCGCGGTCGCACCGGACGCATCAGCACGCTCTTAGTTGTCTTGGGTGTCTTGTTGTTGGTGGCCTATCTATTGAGCTTTGCCATCATCAGCATGATCACCTATGGCAACCCGATGTCGATGCAGTGGACCGCTTTGCTGTTGATTTCGGCGTCGATCCTAGCGGTCTCGGTAAGCCATCTGTTGCTGACGACGACCGCATCCATGTTGACTCCCGAAAGTGAAAATCGCAGCAGTGGAATCCGTTGGGCAATCTTGATGTTGACCACCTTAGTGATCGCAATCAACGCGTTCGCTATCGAGTGGATGGCCGGCGAGAATGAAGTGCTGGGCGTCTTTTTCCCATCATTGCTGGTGATGGGCATGCTTTGGACGCTGGCCGGTTCGATGATGGCGGCCGAATCCGACGTCGTGACGCCTCGAATCCAGCGTGAGTTGCCGGGCAATTTTGCGAGTCGCATGCTGTTGGTTTTCTTCACACCCGGACCAGCAACCGGTTTGGTGTTCGCCTGCCTCGGCGTCATCACGCTGTTGATTGCCTCATTCGTCGCCATCGAACGCATGCAAGACATCGGTAGCGTGATGCGACCTCGCGACTTCGCGATCCTTCGGCACGCAATCTTGGTGTACTGTAGCTACCTGGTTGTCTTCTTGGTTTTGGTGCGATGGATCGTGGCCGTTGTGCGAATCAACAACCACCCGCGCGTCGAAGTGGGACTGGCTGCCCTGATCGCCATCGGCGTGCTTTCCGCGTTAGTGCCCTATTCCATTGGCTTGCACTACAACGACTACCGCCCGTACTCGTATTCCGCTTGGCAGGTGACCAACTGGGTATGGACGCTCGGCACGATCTTCGACAACCAACTGCTTAGTGGTGTCAATGAGGTTGCCATCGCCGGGTTAATTATTGGCTTTTTGATCGCGATTGCAGGTGTCGGACGCCGAGCCCTCGCGATGCGAACGGCGACACCAGAAGCCGTCCTGACGGAGAAAGCGAAAGCGGTGTAG
- a CDS encoding sugar phosphate isomerase/epimerase family protein: protein MSEVNNSNSTASRRFAIGVSDFSTSEPLLNAEQIVACGMDFIEPGLAKMAAMSEADFDAAVQRIQAAGIRVKSANWFLPPDLKVTGPDVDLAKSKQFLEHALARAVKLGARAVVFGSPGSRSLPEGFSEAEGRRQMIEFCRLCSDVIRDHGWDLKIAVEHVNHTETNFINTFGQALSVVSEVDRPEIGLAADFYHFAMEDESTEIMLDAGDLICAVQLANPEGRCFPKAGASIPGLNAFFQHLVEIGYSGGVSVEATVDNLEQDCKASVELIATLPM, encoded by the coding sequence ATGAGTGAAGTCAACAATTCGAACTCAACCGCATCTCGTCGCTTTGCGATCGGCGTGTCCGATTTTTCGACCAGTGAGCCATTGCTGAACGCAGAGCAAATTGTTGCTTGTGGAATGGATTTCATTGAGCCGGGGCTGGCCAAAATGGCCGCCATGTCGGAGGCTGACTTTGATGCTGCCGTTCAGAGAATCCAGGCGGCTGGAATTCGCGTGAAGTCAGCGAATTGGTTTTTGCCACCCGACTTGAAGGTCACGGGTCCGGACGTTGATCTCGCCAAATCAAAACAGTTCTTGGAACACGCTTTGGCGCGGGCAGTCAAACTGGGGGCCCGGGCGGTGGTGTTCGGAAGCCCTGGTTCGCGATCGTTGCCCGAGGGATTCTCGGAAGCGGAAGGCCGGCGGCAAATGATTGAGTTCTGTCGATTGTGCTCGGACGTGATTCGCGACCATGGTTGGGATTTGAAAATCGCCGTCGAGCATGTCAATCATACGGAGACCAACTTTATCAACACGTTCGGCCAAGCCCTGTCGGTCGTTAGTGAAGTGGATCGGCCGGAGATTGGATTGGCTGCGGACTTCTACCATTTCGCAATGGAAGACGAGTCGACCGAGATCATGCTGGACGCCGGAGACTTGATCTGCGCCGTGCAATTGGCGAACCCGGAAGGTCGGTGTTTTCCCAAGGCGGGTGCTTCCATTCCAGGGCTGAATGCGTTTTTCCAGCACCTGGTCGAGATTGGCTATTCCGGCGGGGTTTCCGTGGAGGCCACAGTGGATAATCTGGAACAGGATTGCAAGGCATCAGTCGAGCTAATTGCAACACTGCCGATGTAA
- a CDS encoding DUF4416 family protein, which produces MSELRLIEPVIRICAVITRYPEAHQWAIERLTQRWGSAAETSIATAFDVRGFYRESMGDGLTKVLVAMEPMTDPAGLADWKTLTNQWEAEYTSESDHPEDRPLNLDPGYITQAKLVLATIKDRDHRLYLREGIFAEVTLNYMGGKWIHHRWTYPDYRTDEVAEFAMQCRLRLRKHLQETGQFRRA; this is translated from the coding sequence ATGTCAGAACTCAGGTTGATCGAACCGGTTATCCGAATTTGTGCCGTGATTACGCGATACCCGGAAGCTCATCAATGGGCGATTGAGCGGTTAACGCAGCGATGGGGAAGTGCCGCTGAAACCAGTATCGCGACCGCATTTGATGTGCGAGGTTTTTATCGCGAGTCGATGGGGGATGGACTGACGAAGGTTCTCGTTGCGATGGAACCCATGACGGATCCCGCTGGTTTGGCGGATTGGAAGACACTTACCAATCAATGGGAAGCCGAGTACACGAGCGAGTCGGATCATCCCGAAGACCGTCCGCTGAATTTGGATCCGGGTTACATCACGCAAGCGAAATTAGTGTTGGCGACGATCAAAGATCGAGACCACCGGTTGTACTTGCGTGAGGGGATTTTTGCCGAGGTCACGCTTAATTACATGGGCGGTAAGTGGATCCATCATCGGTGGACGTATCCGGATTACCGCACTGATGAGGTCGCGGAATTCGCGATGCAGTGTCGACTTCGTTTGCGAAAGCACCTTCAAGAGACCGGTCAGTTTCGCCGTGCTTGA
- a CDS encoding sensor histidine kinase, translating into MQRPRTHHRHRVVAPGNRPVTAPFCGWLPAIRCHSSTLWFPLATASVTAITDSVNRQSAAADLVADAMSVDPAFAIAASIQWIEATESVGASASNSASLAEIPLSRLAAHWCLHVREQWRTTDWLACPAGPDSQARWERCAELDQYFRTLPLGRWIEQSGVWIEASGGHAAASPLASHGSLVDDRRPQTSAKDQDALATHHLIARLVAKEDATAVTSDSLSTAIEETKRDLAHTLAYGLSHEINNPLANIATRAESLIRRTTDADQQGSLQRIIDQTYRAHAMIADLMFYANPPQPNQQSFDLRARIDVAIDSFCTIASRRSIQVRFLVDENVDAFVATGDPEMIGDVVVSLIQNSIDAIGMDGTVEIHLTSIACEAEAKTWQIRVCDSGPGITAEQANKAFDPYFSGREAGRGLGLGLCRAQRIMELHEGTIELQPALAGCVATLCW; encoded by the coding sequence TTGCAACGCCCTCGAACGCATCACCGACATCGTGTTGTCGCGCCGGGGAATCGTCCAGTCACCGCTCCGTTTTGCGGTTGGCTACCCGCGATTCGCTGCCACTCGTCAACGCTGTGGTTCCCGCTTGCGACTGCTTCGGTCACCGCGATCACCGATTCCGTCAATCGACAATCCGCAGCCGCGGACTTGGTTGCTGACGCCATGTCGGTGGATCCCGCTTTCGCAATTGCAGCCTCGATTCAGTGGATCGAAGCGACCGAGAGTGTTGGCGCGTCCGCGTCCAACTCAGCTTCTCTCGCTGAGATCCCGCTGTCCCGTTTGGCTGCGCATTGGTGCCTCCATGTGCGGGAACAGTGGAGGACAACGGATTGGTTGGCCTGCCCGGCGGGCCCCGATTCGCAAGCTCGCTGGGAGCGCTGCGCCGAACTGGATCAGTATTTCCGAACCCTGCCCCTGGGACGGTGGATTGAACAATCCGGCGTCTGGATCGAAGCAAGCGGTGGTCACGCGGCGGCGTCGCCTCTGGCATCCCACGGATCACTTGTTGACGATCGGCGGCCCCAAACCAGTGCTAAAGATCAAGACGCATTAGCGACACATCATCTAATCGCACGATTGGTTGCGAAAGAAGATGCAACTGCCGTCACCTCGGATTCACTTTCGACTGCGATTGAAGAAACCAAGCGGGATCTGGCTCACACGTTGGCCTACGGCCTGAGTCACGAAATCAATAATCCGCTGGCAAACATTGCCACGCGGGCCGAGTCACTGATCCGCCGCACCACGGACGCCGATCAACAAGGATCACTGCAGCGCATTATCGACCAAACCTATCGCGCTCATGCCATGATCGCAGACTTGATGTTTTATGCAAATCCGCCCCAACCCAACCAACAGTCATTTGATTTGCGGGCCCGAATCGATGTCGCGATTGACTCGTTTTGCACGATCGCGAGCAGACGTTCCATCCAGGTCCGCTTCCTAGTCGATGAAAACGTCGACGCTTTCGTAGCCACTGGCGACCCGGAAATGATCGGAGACGTGGTGGTATCGCTGATTCAAAACTCGATCGATGCCATTGGCATGGATGGAACCGTCGAGATTCACCTGACTTCGATCGCCTGCGAAGCAGAGGCGAAGACTTGGCAAATTCGCGTCTGCGATAGCGGTCCAGGGATCACTGCGGAACAGGCCAACAAGGCATTCGATCCCTATTTTTCAGGACGAGAAGCAGGCCGTGGACTGGGACTGGGACTGTGCCGAGCCCAGCGAATCATGGAACTGCATGAAGGCACGATCGAACTTCAACCCGCGTTGGCTGGCTGCGTCGCGACCCTTTGCTGGTAG
- a CDS encoding cold shock domain-containing protein: protein MSHSPLSGFSSNNRDDRKPNDDRRGKDGEAKEKPFRIQKKRLGEIKFMKEDGEFGFIQAEDFREDVFFHKMAWDSENNLTPRPEMYVEFELDDDHYEENKKLRAKVVRPTGRPAGRTLKASDAPFEFTYHHPKARRKRPTWRDNQ from the coding sequence GTGTCACACAGCCCGCTCTCTGGATTTTCGTCGAACAACCGTGATGATCGGAAACCCAATGACGATCGCCGAGGCAAGGACGGCGAAGCAAAAGAGAAGCCCTTTCGGATTCAAAAGAAACGATTAGGCGAAATCAAGTTCATGAAAGAAGACGGCGAGTTCGGCTTCATTCAGGCGGAAGATTTCCGGGAAGACGTCTTCTTCCACAAGATGGCGTGGGACTCCGAAAACAACCTGACTCCACGACCAGAAATGTACGTCGAGTTCGAATTGGACGACGACCACTACGAAGAAAACAAGAAACTGCGTGCGAAGGTCGTGCGTCCAACCGGCCGACCGGCAGGCCGTACCCTGAAGGCAAGTGACGCTCCTTTCGAGTTCACTTACCATCACCCCAAAGCGAGACGGAAGCGCCCCACGTGGCGTGACAATCAATAG
- a CDS encoding YceH family protein — protein MSDDSNTENDDAESASGPPARPISAIARRCLGVLVEKAKTTPDNYPLSLAGIITGCNQKSNRDPKMDVDEGDALRALDELREAGAVREIQGSGRVTKYRHAAYEWFDVDSPGSAIMTELLLRGPQTLGEIRTRANRMHPFVDLTATQAEVDSLMAKGLVEAITPAGRGQTFAHCLYTPIERQHLAAKVEKRAAAEAPATGPKASPGSLANENRIDKIQGRLDEVTARLEALEKKLADLES, from the coding sequence ATGAGTGACGATTCCAATACCGAAAACGACGATGCTGAATCGGCATCGGGCCCGCCCGCACGCCCCATTTCTGCGATTGCCCGCCGCTGTTTGGGCGTCTTGGTGGAGAAAGCCAAGACAACGCCTGACAACTATCCATTGTCGCTGGCCGGGATCATCACTGGGTGCAACCAGAAATCCAACCGCGACCCGAAGATGGATGTCGATGAAGGTGACGCATTACGGGCGTTAGATGAACTTCGCGAAGCCGGCGCGGTCCGCGAGATTCAGGGTAGCGGCCGAGTGACGAAGTATCGACACGCAGCCTATGAGTGGTTTGACGTCGATAGTCCTGGCTCGGCGATCATGACCGAGTTGTTGTTGCGTGGACCTCAAACACTCGGTGAAATCCGCACGCGAGCGAACCGCATGCATCCGTTTGTGGATTTGACGGCGACCCAAGCGGAAGTGGATTCGTTGATGGCGAAGGGGCTCGTTGAGGCGATCACCCCGGCGGGACGCGGCCAGACATTCGCCCACTGCTTGTATACGCCGATTGAGCGACAACATTTGGCCGCCAAAGTTGAAAAGCGGGCTGCCGCCGAAGCGCCGGCCACGGGCCCGAAAGCTTCGCCGGGATCCCTGGCGAACGAAAACCGGATCGACAAAATCCAAGGTCGACTAGACGAAGTCACCGCGAGACTAGAAGCACTCGAGAAAAAACTGGCTGACTTAGAGTCTTAG
- a CDS encoding PmoA family protein, with the protein MKIYFAVVHAFFFFVVGADVGAEQKVHAAVTASDAVVGFAISEESDGLTITVDGDLFARYVIDQANKPYLWPIHGPTGKSMTRAYPMQDVASEGSEQRDHPHHRGLLFGHENIVKKTGETSSGGDTWHERATFEKQAQNPKTAAQGKRQMATLASIVHRDFTELEATSDHAVVAENCDYVDQSGNRSLTEHRRMVFSVTDAARMIDFQQVFTASDGEVVIDDRKDAGLSIRVPTTMAVVSNEGGHIINSDGLGDGEAWSQAAKWCDYHGPVEGEHLGIAILNHPSSYRFPTRWHVREYGLFTANPFAQRSFDDSLADGAISLQDGEQLTLKHRFIFHQGDAVAGQIEQAWQSYAKEGASNE; encoded by the coding sequence ATGAAAATCTATTTTGCTGTCGTCCACGCGTTCTTCTTTTTTGTCGTTGGGGCAGATGTGGGAGCAGAGCAGAAAGTGCACGCTGCGGTTACCGCTTCCGATGCGGTTGTCGGCTTTGCGATTTCCGAAGAGAGCGATGGCTTGACCATTACAGTCGATGGTGACCTCTTCGCCAGGTACGTCATCGATCAAGCGAACAAGCCGTATTTGTGGCCTATCCATGGCCCGACGGGCAAGTCGATGACGCGGGCTTACCCCATGCAAGACGTTGCTAGTGAAGGAAGTGAGCAACGTGATCACCCGCACCATCGAGGCTTGCTCTTTGGACATGAGAACATCGTGAAGAAAACAGGTGAAACATCATCGGGCGGGGATACTTGGCATGAACGAGCCACGTTCGAAAAACAAGCTCAGAATCCCAAGACGGCTGCTCAGGGGAAGCGGCAAATGGCCACGCTCGCCAGTATCGTGCACCGTGACTTTACCGAATTGGAAGCAACGTCGGACCACGCCGTAGTCGCCGAAAATTGTGATTACGTCGATCAGAGTGGTAACCGTTCGCTAACCGAACATCGTCGGATGGTGTTCTCCGTCACCGATGCTGCACGCATGATTGATTTCCAGCAAGTGTTCACTGCGAGTGACGGCGAAGTGGTGATCGACGATCGGAAAGACGCGGGGCTCAGCATTCGGGTTCCCACGACGATGGCGGTCGTCAGCAATGAAGGGGGCCACATCATTAACAGCGATGGGCTTGGCGATGGCGAAGCATGGAGCCAGGCCGCCAAATGGTGCGATTACCATGGCCCGGTTGAAGGTGAGCACCTTGGGATTGCCATCTTGAATCACCCGTCGAGTTATCGCTTCCCAACCCGCTGGCATGTTCGGGAATACGGTTTGTTCACCGCCAATCCATTTGCCCAACGGTCATTCGATGACAGCCTTGCAGATGGTGCAATCTCGCTTCAGGATGGTGAGCAACTGACTTTGAAGCACCGATTCATCTTCCATCAAGGTGATGCGGTTGCTGGCCAAATCGAACAGGCATGGCAATCGTATGCCAAAGAAGGAGCATCCAATGAGTGA
- the pdxH gene encoding pyridoxamine 5'-phosphate oxidase, whose protein sequence is MSDKRIDQMRKDYTLGGLLEQDTHSDPMVQFQKWFNEALAGDTPEWFEPNAMTFSTASPDGEVTSRTVLLKGIEESQFVLFTNYESIKGQQIAANPRVSLCFFWPHLQRQVLVQGTAAKTDREHSHAYFLSRPYASQLGAHASVQSSVIESRDVLESRIAELEKLYPESSEVPLPDQWGGYSVRPSRIEFWQGRASRLHDRLVYSRDGQSWSSQRLSP, encoded by the coding sequence ATGTCCGATAAACGCATCGACCAAATGCGGAAAGATTACACGCTTGGTGGTCTCTTAGAACAAGACACGCACTCGGACCCGATGGTTCAGTTTCAAAAATGGTTCAATGAGGCGCTCGCGGGAGACACTCCCGAATGGTTTGAACCCAATGCGATGACGTTTTCGACGGCGTCGCCGGACGGCGAAGTGACTAGCCGAACGGTTTTGTTGAAGGGAATCGAGGAGTCACAGTTCGTGTTGTTTACGAATTATGAGTCCATCAAGGGCCAGCAAATTGCAGCGAACCCACGCGTATCGCTGTGTTTCTTTTGGCCTCATTTACAGCGGCAGGTGTTAGTCCAGGGAACCGCCGCCAAGACCGATCGTGAGCACTCGCATGCATACTTCCTGTCCCGTCCTTATGCGAGCCAATTGGGGGCTCACGCGAGTGTCCAGTCGTCGGTGATTGAGTCTCGTGATGTGTTGGAAAGCCGAATCGCGGAATTGGAAAAGCTGTATCCCGAATCCAGCGAGGTTCCACTGCCCGACCAGTGGGGTGGTTACAGCGTGAGGCCAAGTCGGATCGAATTTTGGCAAGGCCGGGCAAGCCGGTTGCACGACCGTTTGGTCTATTCGCGGGACGGCCAATCTTGGTCGAGTCAGCGACTTTCACCTTAA
- a CDS encoding YqgE/AlgH family protein produces MRNSQVGDLLVASTIVDGTVLNQSVCLLVHEDEENAIALMLNRPLQFSQVAIDGAPDEAPDGPTGDMPPPLVNSKDSTPTSSGRLPRSNRLHDVSPAPSSHQPESHTADTPPKIKVIGPDGDPAAGKILSGKSLHFGGPLSGPVVAIHGAAELSEAEAGEGIFMAAQRDHLEALMQNEQSQPYRLIIGHLGWTQTQLNQEISEGIWHRLPATSDILWTDDGLLWPALIQRATSSSLSRWLNVSHVAEAHLLN; encoded by the coding sequence ATGCGAAATTCGCAAGTGGGCGACCTCTTGGTCGCGTCTACGATCGTTGACGGCACGGTGCTGAACCAAAGCGTTTGCTTGTTGGTTCATGAGGACGAAGAGAATGCGATCGCGTTGATGCTTAACCGACCATTGCAATTTTCCCAAGTCGCAATCGACGGGGCTCCAGACGAGGCTCCAGACGGGCCAACCGGCGATATGCCGCCGCCCCTGGTCAACTCGAAAGATTCCACCCCGACATCCAGCGGTCGCCTGCCTCGGTCGAATCGACTTCATGATGTTTCCCCCGCGCCAAGCTCCCATCAGCCCGAATCTCACACGGCCGACACCCCGCCTAAAATTAAGGTCATTGGCCCAGATGGCGATCCGGCGGCCGGAAAAATCCTCTCCGGTAAATCACTTCACTTTGGGGGCCCCCTTTCAGGCCCAGTCGTGGCGATTCATGGGGCGGCTGAACTCAGCGAAGCGGAAGCGGGCGAAGGAATCTTCATGGCCGCCCAGCGAGACCACCTGGAGGCCCTGATGCAAAATGAGCAATCTCAGCCCTATCGGCTGATCATCGGGCACCTCGGCTGGACGCAAACGCAGCTCAATCAAGAAATTTCCGAGGGCATTTGGCACCGCCTGCCCGCCACCAGCGATATTCTCTGGACCGACGATGGTTTGCTATGGCCCGCATTGATCCAACGTGCCACTTCAAGCAGTCTCTCGCGATGGTTAAATGTTTCACACGTTGCCGAGGCGCACCTGTTGAATTAA
- a CDS encoding AMP-binding protein translates to MYTLTVVLCLIAIFLAVAVFTAVKFPRVFVRCLFRPFLEIFYRGRTVGLENLPAEGGCLLVSNHISWIDGILILWLLPRNVRFVVDGGNFHSKLADYFASAFDTILMMGGPKSIGRAIRSAREGLNNGDIVGIFAEGTITRTGQLQAFKPGMTKILQKTNAQILPVHIEGMWGSIFSFSGGKFFKKWPTKFRRTITLYVGPTLPVDTPISLVRTRVQSLGAQAQVDNRKELPVLAARALRVWRNRGKRMQAADTTGVEAGGRDLLIRTLALRRCLRREVFAAEEQFVGVLLPPSVGAVAVNVALAADRRVSANLNYTVSSEVMNHCIADLGIKHVLTSERFLEKIDVELDAEIVSLEQIKTKISTADKAIAFLQATVVPAWLLERILRLNKIQADDLLTVIFTSGSTGMPKGVMLSNANISHNVDAIDRAIRLNSEDTVVGVLPFFHSFGYAITLWAAQTLGCAGIYHFNPLDSKQIGKLTQKYKATVFLGTPTFLRGYIRRVPQEQFESLDVVVVGAEKMPPDLFDAFEKKFGVRPVEGYGTTEMSPLVSVNIPPSRSQAKYQPDRVEGSVGRPMPGISARILSPDDGTEMGTGEDGLLMVTGPNVMRGYAGQDALTEKAVVDGWYSTGDIAHVDADGFLHITGRLSRFSKIAGEMVPHGRIEEELAKLLSEGDEDDQLRVCVTAIPDEKKGEKLIVLHTPTSRTVDELREGLRAAGLPNLFVPGADGFYEVDAIPMLGTGKLDLKGVKDLAIRQTSSPVT, encoded by the coding sequence TTGTACACGCTGACCGTTGTTTTGTGTCTGATCGCGATCTTTCTGGCTGTGGCCGTCTTCACCGCCGTCAAGTTTCCGCGGGTATTTGTCCGCTGCCTGTTCCGACCGTTCCTGGAAATATTCTATCGCGGACGAACCGTCGGTCTGGAAAACCTGCCTGCCGAAGGCGGGTGCCTCTTGGTCAGCAACCACATCTCGTGGATCGATGGCATCCTGATCCTATGGCTGCTGCCACGGAACGTCCGATTTGTGGTCGACGGAGGAAATTTCCATTCGAAGCTGGCGGATTATTTTGCCAGCGCCTTTGACACCATTTTAATGATGGGTGGCCCAAAATCGATCGGTCGAGCGATCCGGTCAGCACGCGAAGGCCTGAACAATGGTGACATCGTTGGTATTTTCGCCGAGGGAACGATCACTCGGACCGGACAGCTACAGGCGTTTAAGCCTGGGATGACGAAGATTCTACAGAAGACCAACGCCCAGATTCTTCCCGTTCATATCGAAGGCATGTGGGGAAGTATCTTCAGCTTTTCCGGGGGCAAATTCTTCAAGAAATGGCCGACCAAATTCCGGCGCACGATCACACTCTATGTCGGCCCCACCCTGCCCGTTGACACGCCGATCAGTCTGGTTCGCACCCGAGTCCAATCCTTGGGCGCGCAGGCACAGGTCGACAACCGGAAAGAGCTTCCCGTCTTGGCGGCACGTGCGTTACGCGTCTGGCGAAATCGAGGCAAACGCATGCAAGCCGCCGACACCACCGGCGTTGAAGCCGGTGGACGCGACTTGCTGATCCGAACCCTGGCTTTGCGTCGCTGCCTACGTCGCGAGGTATTTGCCGCTGAAGAACAGTTTGTGGGCGTCCTATTGCCGCCCAGCGTCGGAGCCGTTGCCGTCAATGTTGCATTGGCCGCCGATCGCCGGGTGAGCGCCAACCTGAACTACACCGTCAGCAGCGAAGTGATGAACCACTGCATCGCAGACCTCGGGATCAAGCATGTTCTAACGAGCGAACGGTTCCTCGAAAAAATCGACGTGGAATTGGATGCAGAGATCGTTTCCCTGGAACAAATCAAGACCAAGATTTCGACCGCTGACAAAGCCATCGCGTTCCTGCAAGCGACCGTCGTTCCAGCTTGGTTACTCGAACGCATCCTGCGGCTCAACAAAATCCAAGCGGATGACTTGTTGACGGTGATTTTCACCAGCGGTTCAACGGGGATGCCCAAAGGCGTCATGCTTTCCAACGCCAACATCAGCCATAACGTGGATGCGATCGATCGCGCAATCCGGTTGAACAGCGAAGACACCGTCGTGGGCGTGTTGCCGTTTTTCCATTCCTTTGGATACGCGATCACCTTGTGGGCCGCACAAACATTGGGCTGTGCCGGCATCTACCACTTCAACCCACTGGATTCAAAACAAATCGGCAAGCTGACCCAAAAATACAAAGCGACCGTCTTCCTGGGGACGCCGACATTCCTTCGCGGTTACATCCGGCGCGTGCCCCAAGAACAATTCGAGTCACTGGACGTGGTCGTTGTCGGTGCTGAAAAAATGCCACCTGACTTGTTTGACGCCTTTGAAAAGAAGTTTGGTGTGCGTCCAGTCGAAGGCTACGGAACCACCGAAATGAGCCCGCTGGTCAGTGTGAATATTCCACCATCGCGGTCGCAAGCGAAGTACCAACCGGATCGTGTCGAAGGCAGCGTGGGACGCCCCATGCCAGGGATTTCCGCCCGTATTCTTTCACCTGACGATGGCACTGAAATGGGCACCGGCGAAGACGGATTGTTGATGGTCACCGGACCGAACGTGATGCGTGGCTACGCTGGCCAGGACGCGTTAACGGAAAAAGCGGTCGTGGATGGCTGGTACAGCACCGGTGACATCGCGCACGTCGACGCGGATGGATTCCTACACATCACCGGACGACTGAGTCGGTTCTCGAAGATCGCCGGCGAAATGGTCCCGCACGGCCGCATCGAAGAAGAACTTGCAAAGCTACTAAGCGAAGGCGACGAAGATGATCAACTGCGAGTCTGCGTGACCGCGATTCCGGATGAAAAGAAAGGTGAAAAGCTAATCGTCCTGCACACCCCCACGTCTCGAACCGTTGACGAACTCCGCGAAGGACTCCGCGCCGCTGGCCTGCCCAACTTGTTCGTCCCCGGTGCAGATGGTTTCTATGAAGTCGATGCCATTCCGATGTTAGGAACCGGCAAACTCGATCTGAAGGGTGTCAAAGACTTGGCCATCCGACAAACATCCTCACCGGTAACGTAG
- a CDS encoding thioredoxin family protein: MNSSTTIRFTTALLFAITIATSTAQAEIPWQRSPERTLQSARQSGKPIVVFVTTQWCHYCQKMKKQTWSDGQVQATISRDFEPLMLDGDKDQQIVKQLGIRGYPATLVYDSHGSFLAMKSGFMTPEVATNWLSATRRR; the protein is encoded by the coding sequence ATGAACTCATCAACAACAATCCGTTTCACCACCGCACTTTTGTTCGCCATCACGATTGCAACATCAACCGCCCAAGCTGAAATCCCCTGGCAACGATCGCCAGAACGAACACTGCAATCGGCTCGTCAATCCGGCAAGCCAATCGTGGTGTTCGTGACAACTCAGTGGTGCCACTATTGCCAAAAGATGAAGAAGCAAACCTGGTCCGACGGCCAAGTCCAAGCAACCATCTCGCGCGACTTCGAACCGCTCATGCTGGATGGCGACAAGGATCAACAAATTGTCAAACAACTGGGGATCCGCGGCTATCCCGCCACGCTGGTCTACGACTCACATGGATCATTCCTGGCAATGAAGAGCGGATTCATGACACCCGAAGTGGCCACCAACTGGTTGAGTGCCACGCGGCGGCGTTAA